In Rhodothermus sp., the genomic window GGGCAATACCTTCTAACGTGCTCATCCAGAGAAAGCCCGTGCTATCTGCCGCCAGTCCGTAGACAGAGAGCTGGGGTAGCAAACCTTCCAGCGGCACAGCATGGAGCCGTAGCGTATCGCCTGTAGCAAGTACCCAGCCGACAAATAAAAGCAGCCAAGATACCATAGCAGTTGTCTGAATGTAGGGTTTTATCCTACAAAGGAATCAGGGACTTGCTGCAGTAGAAAATATAACCTTCCTGTCGCGATCCTCTGAGAGATAGGGCGTATATATCTGGTAAGAAGAATGAGCAAACCGCGGAGGGCGCCATGCTGGAAATTCGACGTGTTCTGTTTGCTGACGATTTTTCGGAGTATGCAGAGAAAGCGCTTCCCATAGCCCTGGCATTAGCGCAGGAGCATGAAGCCGAGCTGCACCTCCTGCATGTAGTGGTGCCCTACGAAGATGCGCGAGGACTTTCGGCGTTAAGCGGGGAGCAGGAGGCGCAGCTTAAGCAACGATTGCAGGAACGACTGGCTGCTGCGCGAAAAGCCCAACCCGAGACGTCGGCCGGTGCACTGAAGACGGTGAAAGCGATTGAGCGGGATCTGGCACCGGCACCCGGCATCCTGGGCTATGCCGAGGAGCATGACATCGACGTGATCGTGATGGGCACGCACGGACGGCGGGGATTCCGGCACTTCCTGATGGGAAGTGTGGCCGAAGAGGTAGTACGGTTGGCCCATTGCCCGGTGATCACGACACGGCAGCAGGTAGATCCCTGGCACGTGCACCCGCCGCGCCGGATTCTGGTGCCGGTGGACTTCTCTGAGCATAGCCGGACTGCGCTGCGCTATGGGCGTGAGTTGGCCACCGCCTTCGGTGGGCAGCTCACCGTCCTGTATGTCATCGAAGAGATCCTGCACCCGGCCTTCTACAACACAGGTGTCTTTTCGATCTACGATGTGATGCCCGATATCGAAGAGCGCTCGAAAAAGGCACTGGAGGAATTTGTAGTACGCACTGATGGACCGGACGTGCCGGTGAATTATCGCGTGGTACATGGCAGGGCAGCGCGGGAGATCTTGCACGAGGCAGAGCGCGAACCGGCTGACCTGATCGTAATGTCTACGCACGGACTGACCGGGCTCCAACACCTGCTACTGGGGAGCGTGACCGAGCGCGTGATCCGGCAGGCGCCCTGCCCGGTATTCGTGGTGAAGGCTTTTGGGAAGTCGCTGCTCCGACCGACCGGAGCCCAGGCTTCCGCCAAAGTAAAGTCCTCGACCTGACATGCAGGCTTCTGAAGAAGCCGGGAGGTGTGCCATGACGGCTCGAACCCAAAGCGGATGGCGGGCACCACGGCCGAAACCTGCCGCTGAAAAGAGACCTGCAGGCGAAAAGCGCGTGCCTCGTCGGCGCCGACGTGCGCCTTACAAAGCACCTGAGGCCGACCTGCGTCAGTACTACCGGTTGTTTATCATGCTGGGGCTGGCGATGGCGCTGGCATTGCTGATGGTACTGTTCCGTATTCCGTGGCGCCCAGCGACTGAGGTTGCCCTGGCAGTTACCGAGCAGGAAGTGGTGCAGCTGGAAGAAATCGTACAGACGCGCCAGGAGCTGCCGCCGCCCCCGCCACCGCGTCCCATTGTTCCAATCGCTGTGCCTGATGAAGCGATCCTGGAGGAGGAGCCGGTAAGCTTTGACGTCTCCCTGGATATCAATGAGGCGATCACTGAACTGCCACCACCGCCACCACCGCCTCCGGAGCCCGAGCAAAAGGAACAGGTCGAAGAAGAGCAGGAGATTTTTGTGGTGGTGGAAGAGATGCCAGAAATTATTGGCGGTGTTGCGCGACTCTACGAACTGCTGGAATATCCCGAACTGGCGCGTAAGGCCGGCATGGAAGGGCTGGTAGTGGTGCAATTTGTGGTGGAACCCGATGGGAGCGTGAGTAACATTCAGGTGATTCGTTCAGCCGGGCGACTGCTGGACGAAGCGGCCGTCCGGGCAGTAAAGCAATTGCGCTTTAAACCCGGCCGGCAGCGGGGACGTCCAGTACGCGTCCGGTTCTCGCTGCCCATTCGGTTTAAGTTGCGGGCAGCCCAGTAGCAACAGAAAAACAGAAACGAAACAGCGTATGTGGCGCAATATGCTGGTGCCTACGGACTTCTCCGGAGCGGCGCGGCAGGCACTGCAACTGGCCGTGCGGTTGGCCCCGCAAGAGGGTATGGTTCACCTGTTTCACGTGATTACGCCGACGGAGAGTGATCCGTACAGTCCGGTACGTCTACGTCCAGAAGGGCGGGTGCGGGAACGAACACCGGAAGAAGTAACGGAAGAACTGCTGCATCAGTTGATAGAAGACGTGGCTGCTGAGCATGGCGCCGTAGCGCGCGCCTGGCGACGTACTTCTGATGTGGTGGGGGCTATCCTGGACTATGCCGACACCGTGGAGGCAGAACTGATCATTCTGGGTACGCATGGTCGTCGTGGACTGCAACGCTTTCTGCTGGGCAGTGTAGCTGAAGCGGTGGTGCGTCGGGCTCCGGTGCCCGTGCTGACCGTGCGCGAACAGGCCCGTATCCCGGAAACCATCCGTCATATTCTGGTACCTACGGATTTCTCAGACGATGCCCGGCTGGCGTTGCAGGAAGCGGGACGCTGGGCGGCCCATTTCCGGGCACGCGTGACGCTCCTCCACGTGCTGGCGCCAGCACTGGTGCCGGTTGCGGTGACCGAAATGGCGTCAGTCTACGAGGTGATGCCCGGACTGCAGGAACGTATCCAGGCGGAAATGACGCGCTGGATTGCCACCGAAGTACCCGATACCGTACAGACCAAGCTACGAGTAGAAGAGGGACCGGTCGATCTCACCATTCTGGAACAGGCTCGTCGAGAACAGGCCGATTTGATTGTCATGGCGACCCATGGGCGCTCGGGCGTAGCCCGCTGGTTGCTGGGCAGTGTAACCGAACGCGTACTGCGGCAGGCACCCTGTCCAGTGTTGACATGTTGCCATCGCGTCCTCTCTGAAACCGAAGGAACACCTTGAGGGCAGCGATTCTGTTGAAAGGCTCAAGCGTGAGGGACTGGAATGTAGGGAATTCCCCTACAGTAGCGTCCGTTTTTTCCCGGCAGCAGCTGCGGTTCCCTGCCGATAGGTAAAGGGGAGGCCAGCCTGTAACTTGGCAGTGGTTTGAACGCTCGGCGTCGGTCGATGCCGGCATGTCCTGTTAAACACCGGGCCTGATCGATCAGGTAAACGCTGAAGACGTGATGACGAGGGTCTGGCTGGAGGATCCGTGGCAGGTAGCTGAGCACGATTTTCCTCGATATGCTACGCCGGAAGTGCAACTGCGCTTTCTGTTGAACTATGCCGTGCTGGCTCCCTCCGTTCACAATACGCAGCCCTGGCGCTTTCGCGTAGTGGGCAGTGAGGTCGAACTCTACGCCGACCGCACACGTGGGCTGCCTGTTGCTGATCCGGAAGATCGTCAGCTCATCATGAGCTGTGGGGCTGCGCTGTTTCACCTGCAGGTAGCCATGCGCCACTTTGGCCATCAACCTCAGGTGCGGCTGCTCCCGGATCTGGATGATCCCGATCTGCTGGCTTTTGTGCGTCTGGGGCCGCCCGAGCCCGCTACGCTGATGGATCACCGGCTGTTTCGGGCGATTAAAAAACGCCGTACCAATCGGCTGCCCTTCGAAAACCGTCCGGTTCCTGAAGCAGAATTGCGAGCGCTGGAGCGTGCCGTTGAGCAGGAAGGGGCCCACCTGGTGATCGTGCAGGAGCGCACGAAACGCTACGAATTGGCTGAACTGATTGCCGAGGCTGATCGTCAGCAGACGTCCGACCCGCGCTTTCGACGTGAACTGGCTGCCTGGACACATCCTGCCCGCAACGAAAGCAAAGATGGATTGCCCCTGACAGCCCGGGGACTTCGCGAGTGGTTGGGACCGGCTGGACCGTTTGTGCTGCGGACCTTTCTCTGGGCACGGGGACAGGTAGCCCGCGACCGACAGCTTGCTGAAGGATCGCCCGTGCTTCTGGT contains:
- a CDS encoding nitroreductase family protein is translated as MTRVWLEDPWQVAEHDFPRYATPEVQLRFLLNYAVLAPSVHNTQPWRFRVVGSEVELYADRTRGLPVADPEDRQLIMSCGAALFHLQVAMRHFGHQPQVRLLPDLDDPDLLAFVRLGPPEPATLMDHRLFRAIKKRRTNRLPFENRPVPEAELRALERAVEQEGAHLVIVQERTKRYELAELIAEADRQQTSDPRFRRELAAWTHPARNESKDGLPLTARGLREWLGPAGPFVLRTFLWARGQVARDRQLAEGSPVLLVLLTDQDEPMAWLRAGQALDRLLLQAADYGLAASFLNQPIEVAEVRTQLRSWLATERWPQAILRLGYGPPVAPTPRRPIREVLLQHRYL
- a CDS encoding universal stress protein, whose translation is MWRNMLVPTDFSGAARQALQLAVRLAPQEGMVHLFHVITPTESDPYSPVRLRPEGRVRERTPEEVTEELLHQLIEDVAAEHGAVARAWRRTSDVVGAILDYADTVEAELIILGTHGRRGLQRFLLGSVAEAVVRRAPVPVLTVREQARIPETIRHILVPTDFSDDARLALQEAGRWAAHFRARVTLLHVLAPALVPVAVTEMASVYEVMPGLQERIQAEMTRWIATEVPDTVQTKLRVEEGPVDLTILEQARREQADLIVMATHGRSGVARWLLGSVTERVLRQAPCPVLTCCHRVLSETEGTP
- a CDS encoding universal stress protein is translated as MLEIRRVLFADDFSEYAEKALPIALALAQEHEAELHLLHVVVPYEDARGLSALSGEQEAQLKQRLQERLAAARKAQPETSAGALKTVKAIERDLAPAPGILGYAEEHDIDVIVMGTHGRRGFRHFLMGSVAEEVVRLAHCPVITTRQQVDPWHVHPPRRILVPVDFSEHSRTALRYGRELATAFGGQLTVLYVIEEILHPAFYNTGVFSIYDVMPDIEERSKKALEEFVVRTDGPDVPVNYRVVHGRAAREILHEAEREPADLIVMSTHGLTGLQHLLLGSVTERVIRQAPCPVFVVKAFGKSLLRPTGAQASAKVKSST
- a CDS encoding energy transducer TonB, yielding MTARTQSGWRAPRPKPAAEKRPAGEKRVPRRRRRAPYKAPEADLRQYYRLFIMLGLAMALALLMVLFRIPWRPATEVALAVTEQEVVQLEEIVQTRQELPPPPPPRPIVPIAVPDEAILEEEPVSFDVSLDINEAITELPPPPPPPPEPEQKEQVEEEQEIFVVVEEMPEIIGGVARLYELLEYPELARKAGMEGLVVVQFVVEPDGSVSNIQVIRSAGRLLDEAAVRAVKQLRFKPGRQRGRPVRVRFSLPIRFKLRAAQ